Within the Scyliorhinus canicula chromosome 6, sScyCan1.1, whole genome shotgun sequence genome, the region CCATGCCCTTCCTAATCTTGTacaccatagaaacatagaaaatacttgtaggtggaggccattcggcccttcgagcctgcaccactattcaatatgatcatggctgaccatgcaaattcagtatcccactctcactttctctccataccccttgatccctttagccgcaaggacaatgtccagctccctcttgactaTATCTAACGAActagccccaacagctttctgtgataAAGAACTCCACAAgtccacaactctctgagagaagacattcttcctcatctaagtcctgaatggcttaccccttattcttaggctgtgacccctagtttaggccgtccccaacattgggaacattctttctgcatctagcctgtccagtcccatcaggattttatatgattctatgaggtagcctctcattcttccaaactcctgtAAGTATAAGCCCAgtcaatccagtctttcttcatatgtcagtcctgccatcctgggaattagtctggtgaaccttcgctggacaccctcaatagcaagaatgtccttcctcaaactgagagaccaaaactgcacacagtactcaaggtgtggcctcaccaaggcctgtataactgcagcaatacatccctgctcctatacttTTTTTTTGAGACTTTACAAATTTTATCCTGTTTTAATTACTTCAAAACACATTTTAGCATACTAAACatacaaaacagaaaatataCCTTAGTTACAAGATCATTTAAAGTACAGAATGCTCAGGGTTGTCACTAGGATTTCAGCAAAGTGAAAAATTGGGAGTTACCACACAGCCTGTGAAGTTTGAGGCAGGGCCACATAGTACTGAACAAAGTCAAATGTCACTTATATAAAAAGGGGATGCCTTAAAGCGTTTTGCTTAATTGTTCCCAAATTGTGAAGTATGCAATCActttaaagcaggggtgggcaaactacggcccgcgggccgcatgcggcccgccaaaggtatttctgcggcccaccaagtcattaaaaaaaaaaaaaaatttttttttaaaaaaaaaatttttttttttttttaaattttttttaaaaagttaatgggtgggggggctgttgggttacttactggtatagggtggatacgttgacttgagtagggtgatcattgcttggcacaacgtcgagggccgaagggcctgttctgtgctgtactgttctatgttctatatgaggcgcccagaatcataaccgggtgacgtaattattttacttaatatactatgcggccctttgtgaattgtgaatttctgaatgcggcccttgcatggaaaagtttgcccacccctgctttaaagCATGAATATATTACCcagaacaccatgggcgggattgaatcgtaaaggctgccgtgggacaggccgtgacccacggcagccttcacggccacttccagggccgattctcccccccgggcggggctaggagcgcggccccgtgcgtcacggccttgacgacggtcgtcaaggccacacgtcaagcgtcacggcggctgacgcgacCGATGACgtaagtcgcgcatgcgcaggttggacaaagcCAATCcgagcatgcgcagttggcgtctttctcctcagccgcccggcaagatgtggcggcctgatcttgccgggcagcggaggggaaagagtgcgtctgttttggacgctggcccggcgATCGGTACCCTGTCCcttcccgagcacagttgtggtgctcccgtgccattcgggcctctagatgccccaaacgggcatctgccgcccatttcacgacggcagcgagcaggtgtgtatgctgccgtggtgaaacgggcgtgaaggcctggctgctcagcccatcggcctcggagaatcaccactcgccgtaaaaaacggcgagcggcgattcgtggcgtgggtcgggcatgggcgggagggcgtgaaaaatgtcgggaggacctcccgctattctcccacccggcgttaggggcggagaatcgcaccccatatACAGGTTCATTAATTTGAAAACAAAGCTTTTGTTTTAAAACAGTACAATTCCTTCTCATTTATGAGTGAGAACaacggggcagcactgtggcacagtggttagcattgctgcctacggcgctgaggacccgggttcgaatcccggccctgggtcactgtccgtgtggagtttgtacgttctccccgtgtctgcatgggtttcacccccacaacccaaagatgtgcaggttaggtggattggccacgctaaattgccccttaattggaaaaaataattggctactctaaaatttttaaaaaaagagtgagAACAACAGTTCACAGAAATGGCAAGAATAATTTGCCATTTCACAGCCCTTTGGATTTGGCTTCTGCTTACCAATAtattcttggaagtgcagtagCATGATGTATATAGGCACAGGAGGTCGGGTGTTGAATGATGGTTACCTCCTTTTCAATCCAACAGGTCTAGATTAACTGATCACTACCCAAGGGTGGCTGCCATCTTGCTTCCATAAACCATACCTTACTCATTCAGAATGAAGTCAAAAGCATATTGCACGACCATTCTGGTATATGGGACACCGCACAATGCTGCCTACAAGCGTGGCAGGCTTAAAATGCCTACTGAcaactctgatttttttttaaaactttgattgCTTCATTACCCCTCATACTTACAGCAATCTCAAAAATTGAAGAATTGGCTACAACGGCACTTTAAACTATACTGCACTTAAACACAACACcacataaatacattttaatccaGTTAAATCCCCCTTCCGTACAAGAGGCAGAGCCAGTTCGCAGAAAGAAGAGTTAACAGTTGACTCAATGTCCACCGCAGTAGTGTGATTACAAAAAGGCCTATTTAAAACTCAAGCTACGTTTTGCCTTAGACCATATACACACCAACTTACAAAATTAAAAGGTTGCAACACTTGTAACAGGGTTTAAATGCTTTCAGTTACATAGCAAGTAATTAAGCTGAGGCAAATGTACAATTTAATCATCATcttcttcatcctcctcctcatcttctTCCTCATCATCGTCATCATCGCAATATGCCTCCTTCTTGGCAGGGGGCTTCAATGCACTATCCACCTTGCCTATGGCGCGATAATCAGCAACATCCTTATCATATTTCTCCTTCAATTTATAAGCTTTGCTAATGAACAGCTTTTTCTCTTCACTACAAGCATTCCACAGCTCACCAAGCTTCTTTGCTATGTCACCAATAGATAAGCCAGGACTCACAGCTTTGATTTTTGGTCGGTGTTCCGAGCAAAACAAGAAGAATCCAGAGGGGGGCATTTTTGGTGCATTGGGGTCCCTCTTCTTCTTCTTGCTACCTTTCGCTGGCACGTAATTTTTCATTTCCCGGTCGTAACGTGCCTTATCTACTTTCGCCAATTCTTCAAATTTGCTCTTCTCTTCGCCAGACATGGTCTTCTTTCGTTCAGAGCACCTTTTAGAGAATTCTGAGAAATTAACCGGAATATCAGGGCTTTTCTTCTTGTGTTCTTCACGGCAAGTCTGGACAAAGTAAGCATAAGAGGACATCTTCCCTCTTGGCTTCTTAGGGTCACGTTTTGCCATTTTGGTGTCTTTCGGCCGCTGCTGCCTCTGCTGATGGTCGGCGGACGtgcatccctactcctatactcaaatcctttcgcaatgaaggccagcataccattagctttcctcaccgccttcTGTacttgcatgccaaccttcagcgactgttccactatGACATCCATGCTtcattgcacttccccttttcctaaactgccaccattcagataataatctgccttcctggttttgccaccaaagtggataacttcatattTACCCATATTATATTGTCACCACATTCTGGGTGagcgcgcggtcaattccagtgcCCCTCAACCATGGGTCGCAACatgtgaattaacaaataattcttattaACCTATTGAGATTTTGGCTGGTGCTATGAGATGCAGAcaccaccagcgggattctccggaatcggcgcgatggcccaaTGCCAGCATCAAAAAggacgcgaaccactccggcgtcgggccgaccagaAGTAGTGGAATCCTCTGCATCTCCGGGGGCTAGTGGACGCTgaaggggttggcgccatgccaaccggcgccgaagggaatACGCGAGTcccgcatgcgccaaagggccagcATGATCCTCAGCATGCGTAGAACCACAGGCGTATTctggtgcatgtgcagggggggtgtCTTTTCcacactggccatggcggagcactACAGGAGCCAGCGTGGAAGGAAGgcatgccccacggcacaggcccgcccgcagatcggtggggtctgatcgcgggccaggccaccgtgggggcctccccccggggtcggatgccctgcgcccccccgaggaccaccccagctgacttacctgccaggtgccgccatgtgggaccatgtctaatccacgctggcgggactggccaaaaatcgACAGCTGCTCGGCTCATCGGGGtcaggagaattgccgggggggggggggggtcgctgccaacagcccccaaccggcaaGGAACCCTGCCCAAAAACCAGCACCAGAGAATACAGCATCGGAGCGGCGGTGAGGGATTCGCaccgccccctggggattctccgacctggccgggggtgggtgggggtcggagaatcccgccccacatttatAAGCAAAAACATTAACAaattatttattaataataagagGCAAATATGAATACATGAAGTGATAACAGAACAATGCTCGAACAATCTACCTAATCCCAAAACCCAACCACCACCCAGacccacacaagacagacacacacacgatgggaatgggggaaggggttAATAGTTATGAGATTGTTATTTGCTGCTGACACAGCTCTTTGTAGCCAGCAATCTCCTAATCATGTATCAAATCTGAAACTGCAGAACACTCTCTAAATCAgcaggcagagaaagagagagagattcaaAACTGCTTCGTCGCTGGATCTCTTCACAGCACACACCCAAAATAAAAATGGCAGTCTTCACAAGATCCGCCTCATTCTGGAACTTTCTGCTTGGTCCCACCAATCACAGGCTCCAATACGAAATTGTACATtccgattggctgcttgccaagtctatcaaatcaTCATCACCGGTTCTACTACGGAACATAAAGGGGCTGTCTTGCCTTAATCCATCACGTTAGGTGTTCCAACTCTGCCTAAAATCTATAGTTTAAACTGAAATCCTAAATGGTGCAGCAGCGTTGTCGCAGCTTAACCAGAAGACAGGCAGCAGGGAGGGGATTAAAAAGGTGAAcacaggacagacagaaagggttTTACCACAGTATCTTaacaatattgcatttgccaattatttgctcactcagccagcctgtccaagtcacctgcagcctctttgcatcttcctcacagcacacactgccactcatCACCTTCCAAGTTTCTGAATTCATGAGGCAGCTTATCCTTGGATCTCCTCTCCAGGTGAAATCATCAGTGAGAAAGGAGACAGCTTTGATGAGAGGCATGAAaacattctaataataataatctttattggtgccacaagtaggcttacattaacactgaaattaagttactgtgaaaagcccctagttgccacactccggagccCCTCggatacactgagagagaatttagaatgtccaattcaaataATGAgccagtctttcgggacttatgggaggaaaccggaggacccggaggaaacccacgcagacacagggagaacatgcagactccgcatagacagtgacccacaccAGGGATCGAACCAGGatgctggagctatgaagcaacagtg harbors:
- the LOC119967301 gene encoding high mobility group protein B3-like; amino-acid sequence: MAKRDPKKPRGKMSSYAYFVQTCREEHKKKSPDIPVNFSEFSKRCSERKKTMSGEEKSKFEELAKVDKARYDREMKNYVPAKGSKKKKRDPNAPKMPPSGFFLFCSEHRPKIKAVSPGLSIGDIAKKLGELWNACSEEKKLFISKAYKLKEKYDKDVADYRAIGKVDSALKPPAKKEAYCDDDDDEEEDEEEDEEDDD